From Zea mays cultivar B73 chromosome 3, Zm-B73-REFERENCE-NAM-5.0, whole genome shotgun sequence:
ATTTGCAGGTTGTCCGGGTGTGGGATCCGAGGACAGGTTCAAAAAACATGAAATTGAGGGGGCACACTGACAATATCAGGGCCTTACTTGTTGATTCTACAGGGAGGTTGGTGTTTAGGAAATTTTCAAATGAGCTCTTTTAGATTCATCTGGGGTATGCTGTTCCTGTTTTTTGACGTCATTGTTTAAAAATTGAACCTCATCTTCCTTATTTTCACTCCACGCTTTGCTTTAATCTTGAATGTTTGAGTTTACATATGTAGGCATGAGTCATGACTTTACAATTGACAGTCGTAATACCAAGGCATTTGTGTTTCCTGGTTGTTTAcaatttaggccctgtttggatgCCAAGTTTTTATGGAGTTTCAGAAAAAAAATACCATGGTTTTGTGAAACACCTAAGTTTTGGAGCGtcatgaagtgttggatttggtttTGAAAACTATAATGGTATTTCAAAAACTGTAGTCTTCTTGGAGTTTTAAAAACTCCACTAGATGCCTCTTGTTTCTAAACCTTGGTTTTGCACATCAATGCATCAATcagtgttattaaaactacgtttaaacgtcaAAACTCTAATCAGAGATTGAAACCGTGTTTTGGCGTTCTAAACTGTAAAACACAGTTTCATGCGTTTTAGACCATTATCTACTTTTGGGCCCAGTCTGTTAGTTAATTTTGGGTCCAATCTGGCCCagtctccacacgcttgccctacTCCCCTACCCTGAAGCCCAATGACTAGTAGCACACTGCTCTGCTCTCTATCGTCACCGCCGCCTGAAGGTATTGTTGCCTTGTTCCTGTCGTCTGCTGCACCTGTGCGCCCTCTCCCTCCGCGCCGTGCCGCTCCTCTCCCTCCGCGCTGCCCTCTCTCTCCATGCCTCTGTTTGCTAGCAGCCGGTAGCCAGCACCCAGCAATCGACTCCTCTCATCCTCTCTGCTCTCTGTTTTGGTAAGCATCTAACCTCTCTTTCTTGGTATTTCACTTCATgttattgtctgaaattatgatatattggtatttttcctatgctgtttaaactacgtttaaacaaagtttaaacgtttaaaagtcaaaacttcacccatgagtGTTTGAATGTTTTATCGTTTCAATAACCTTGGCATCAATACTCTATATAAACttataaagcaccagtttcagttGTCGTGCGTTTCCACGGTTCCACAGTTGTCGTGCGTCACCCTTTCTCTTCCCGCTTTATGCAAAAATAAGGTAAAATGGTGCACAAGTGGGGGTTCAAACCTTGGTTGTTGGCTCCATATTCATACCCACGCAACCAATAGAACatatatttttgtatttttttaaaacaaagtctacccATGTGAAATAGAAACCGCAGCAATGCACGGACATCTAACTAGTGGTTTCTGAAACCGCAGTTTCTTAATACCCACGGTCTCTCAATGCTACAGCCTCCAAACAGGCGCTTACTATTCATTCATAGAAAATTGAATTTCTATTATTTGTGCATGAAAGAGAAGTCTGTTTATGGCTGAGTTTACATATGTTGACTGTTGTAATACCAAGACATCTGTGTTTCCTGGCTGTTTACCATGATAGCACTCAGCTTGCCTGGTTTACTGCTTGCTCAGAAAGACTTTGGACTTCTATTATTTGTGCATGAAGAGACGTGTGTTTATGGTGTTATAGTTTTATTACTTTTTTCGTGGTCAGCAATCTTTTAGTGCAGTTCATGTAAGATAGTGTCTGCTCCAGAAACACTATTTGGTGTCAGTCAGCACTCAGAAAGAACTGTTTAATATCATCAATCAGTTCAAATGAGGAATTTAACCTTTTAGATTAACATGTTAATGTCAATGGTGACAGTAGTTTGCAGAGTCGATCTCTCTTGCTATCCAAGTTGTGTAATTTGCCGTGTTATCCACTTTCATGTTAGTGCAAATGAGTTGATGAGGAAATGGCTTGTACGCTTATGTGACACATTATATAACTATGATGGTTACAACAAAGTGGCGTACCTGGAAGCAGCAGTTTTGGATGGTCAAATTACTGATTTTCTGGATGATAACACTGAGTGATCTCTCTCACTGGCCTGGGTGTTGGGGTGTAAATCATGTCAGTTTTCGTCAAACCACTTACTAATCGTTTTTAACAATGTTTTCAGGTATTGCCTATCAGGATCATCTGATTCGATGATAAGGTAGACACACACTCCAACATGCCAACCATCTCCCTCGGTTCCATACTTCCATGTGCTTAGCATAAATGTGCTGTGGTTAGTTTGGTGTCATAGGTGCACATTTTTATATTCTTTGCAGACTATGGGATCTAGGACAACAGCGTTGTGTTCATTCTTATGCTGTGCATACTGATTCAGTTTGGGCGCTTGCAACCACTCATTCGTTTGGTCATGTCTACAGTGGTGGAAGAGACCAATCTGTGAGTTTAATTATTTTGTTGCATTATTGAATAGTCATTTTACTTGTTTCTGAACTTACTATGTATTATCTGTATTGCAGGTATACCTAACAGACTTATCCACAAGAGAGAGTGTTTTACTTTGCACAAATGAATGCCCTATTCTACAGTTGTCTCTGCAAGATGACACAATATGGGTGGCAACAACTGATTCTTCTGTATATGGATGGCCAGCTGAAGGGCTCACACCCCAAAAGGTTTTCCAAAAGGGTGGCTCATTCTTAGCTGGGAATTTGTCATTCTCAAGGGCAAGAGCTTCTTTAGAAGGATCAGCACCTGTAAGCATGATGGCTATCTTCTTTTGTCAAATTATATTTCTTTTTTGACTTTTGAGGACACTGCATGACGTGCCATGATTTTGGGTTTCTGCAGAGACACCATAAAGTTACTCTGTTTAGTAGTAGTTATGAAACACACAGACCATAATATGGGTCTGTTGTGATGTGAATAGTTGACACCATACTCGCAGGCGTAGAAGTTAACTTAAACTTGTTAATTTTTGAAAGTATTAACTGTAACAGAAATAAGCTAAGCTTGAGAATtgagattttgccaagtgcccatTAGGTCTTTATTCTCAGTCTAGTATTCTGGTGATTAACAGTTTCACTTCTAACTTCTTAACCTACTTCTATACTATTCAGCCATTGCCCTCTAGTGTAATTTTAATTAATGGTAATCAATAAGGGCTTGCGATCTTTTCCATTTAGGTCCCTGTATACAAAGAGCCATCTTTTGTCGTCCCAGGGGTTCCAGCAATAGTTCAACATGAAATAATGAATAATAGAAGGCATGTACTGACAAAGGTGAGATTTCTTTTACTTATCTTTTATTACTAAACTGCAAGgagtggcatattgatgtgtgcACTCATATCCTTTAATTCAGGATACCACTGGTTCAGTCAAATTGTGGGAGATCACCCGGGGTGCTGTTATTGAAGACTTTGGCAAGGTTATTTGTTTCTCAATTTCGTAGATGTTTTTCCCTTGGATATATATCTGCTATTTGTATCCCGTTTTTGTAATGACACTGGTTCTTACTTGATGACCTTTCGAACTAACAAGATGTTTGTAGAATGCTAAACTGATTCGTTTTGATTATGCAGGTTTCATTTGAGGATAAGAAAAAGGAGTTGTTTGAGATGGTATTATTGAAATGTCATGATTTCAGAGTTTTATTTAAAAAATCGCTACCCATGTACTGTTTAATTTATCAATTGATTATTAGGTAAGCATACCTGCTTGGTTCACCATGGATGCTCGATTAGGATGCTTGTCTGTCCACCTGGATACTCCACAATGCTTTTCTGCAGAAATATATGCAGTTGATCTAAATGTTTCTGGAGCACAAGAAGATCTCAAGGTTTGTACTTTGTACAGCAACATATCATTATGTGTACTGGTTACATCTGTTTTCACACTTCTGTCTATAGAATTTTGTTGAGACTTCGAATTCTGTTGTTAAGACTTAAGAGCGTAGGTAAGATCCTTTGTCTGTTGATGGAAATTTAATTCTTATTTTCTGAATAGTATTTATGACACATCAATAACATGCATTTTGGCAAAATTATGGTTGCTGCTACCAACAGTTCAATGAAGTGAGATACTGAGTGTACCCAATGTCATCTTCTGAATGGTTCTCCCAATAATTGTGCAGATTAATTTGGCTCATGATACCCTTTGTGGCTTGCTAGTTCATTGGAGTAAAAGAAAGCAGAAATCTAGTTCGCATGGCTTGCCTAATGGTGATAGTTCAATAGGGAAAGATGTTCCGTCAAAAGACTCGCACCGATCAAGAACTGAGGTGGATGACACAACTGAAAACCACACAACTCATGTGCTCCCATCATTTGAGTTTTCTACAGTTTCACCTCCATCAATTATCACAGAAGGTTCTAGTGGAGGGCCTTGGAGAAAGAGAATTACTGATTTGGATGGAACCGAAGGTGATCTACCTTGGTGGTGTGTGGACTGTGTTACTCACAATCGATATCCAAAGGAAAATACAAAGTAAATGTTCAATACATTTCTCTAATTTCTTAGATGATATTTTCCCCTTGATATATGATATAGCTTagactttgttgtctgggagagaTAACTTGGAACGTGATAGCACCCTTTTATTTTCTAAATCTGAAGTTAATGTGGTTTTATATGTCTTCAAACACTTAAGTTAGGGAGAGCTTTCATTTCATAATGTTTTTATCTGCCTCAAAGACATTGAACTTCTATTTTTTGATGAATTATTCATCCTTGAGTTCTGGTAAATATATATTACCTTATTCAGTCCTGCTAATTTTTCTCCTGCACTATACCTTTATGCGGAGAATCACATGCAGACTGGCCCTAGAACTTTGTGTAGCCGAAACAGTTGGATACTGAACTACTGAAAAACATGTGTGCACAAATACATGCATTAGCATCCAATATGGTCTTGTTTATGCTCAACTGAAGATGAGGAAGACCTGAGATACAGAAGATTAATGATGTTCCCTGGCCCTTGCTATACACATATCAATATAGGGTGCCATATGTAACCATTGCTTTCATGGATTATTTCTTCTGACGTCTATTTTTCTTCATATAATGCAGGTGTGGCTTTTATTTACATCCTGCTGAAGGTTCGCCTGCGCCAAACATAACTCAAGGGAAGCTTAGTGCTCCACGGATATTACGAATTCACAAGGTAAGAGTTCTCAAAATTACTGTGTAAGAGAACACAACACCATGTTTAAGTTGTTCGCCCTGACCTATTAGGCCGAGCATATATAGGGTAGAATATTGCCATCAAGATTACAACATGTTAGGGAGTCCAACTTGGGTACAACTACCTTAACCGACACAATGGTTAGTAAGGCGTCGGCTAAAGCGGTAAAGTGGGCCTGGACCGGTAAGGCGTCCTGGTGCCTTACTCTCGGGCAAGGCGAGGCATGGCGGCGGCGCGCAGGTGTTGGGAGAGGCGCGGCGGTGGCGCGCAGGGCGCTGGGAGGGCATGGCGACGGCACGCAGGGAGAGGCGTGGCGGCGGTGcgcagggagagggagagaggagagctgcgggagaggaagagagaggagagccgtgcgggggagagggagagaggcgaGCGCTGAGAGGCGAGCGGCGAGACTGGGAGAGAGGAGAGGCAGTTAGGGTTAACCTAAGTGTTGGGCTGGTTGGTCTTGTgggctttttttctttttctttgtatcTCTGTTTGtgggtttttttctttttccccatTTCTCTCTTATACAAGGCTTTACGATGGTGCTAGCTTACTTATTAAGTATGAATTAGTGATACATATATAATATTTGGTCTAATTTTTTATATTTATCTAAATAGTTAAGGTGTCGCCTCGTCTTACGCTTTATCGTACACGCTTTATCGCCTAAAAGATAAGCTACTATCTCTAGGACAGATCAAACCTGATTCTATCCTATTTTTTAATTAGAGTCGGTTAATGTCTTCCTCTATTATAGAACAACCGTGTGGACCCCTGATATGATATGATATGGCACAATGGCAGTAGTTTGATATACAAGCACATTCTATTCTAACATATTGATCCACAACAAATGCAAGATATCATCAAATGGTTAATCCTCTAGACCTCTAGCCACAACATATGATAAAAGCAGTTGTTGGAAATGGATGGTAGAACCAGTTTTTTTTTGGTGGTGTGGAGGAGGATTGTGTGTCAGTAAATGAGGTAAAAGAAACTTTTGTTAGAACATCTCCAACAGTCCAACAAGAAATCCTATATTTGAGTCCTAAAAATTAAAATAGGATCTGATTTGAAGTGCTTAGGGCACAAAAACATTTGCAGCTCCAACAACTGAGTCCTATATCATGTTATTAGGAAATAGATTAGGAAATAAAAGGTTAAGAATAGTGTACAAAATGAGGATAGGACTCCAACATATGGGGTACTATATTTAGAACCCGAGAGTACGAGTCCTATGATTATTTGATGATTTTTTGTGAAATAGCCCCCTCCCTCCCTGTTGGAGTAGGTTTTTGGTGTTAAGTCCTATACAACCCGATTTATGACttatgttggagatgctcttattgTATAGTCACCTTGAAGGCTTCAATACTCCCGTGAAGTTTACAGCTATTCCATTTCGTTGTACAGGTTGCTAACTATGTGGTTGAGAAACTCGTTCTTGACAAACCATTGGATGGAGGCTCTGATAGTACGTTTGTTATGGGATTGAGTTCTGCTCAATCACAGCTCTCACAGCTAGATAGTTCTTCGCGGCTTGGACTAAAGCCATGGCAAAAAACAAAGCCATGTATTGAGGTATTGTGCAATAACCAGGCAAGTCTCTGACTATAGCTATTGCATTCTATACTTAGACACATTTTTACCTACATTATAAGTAAATGGAATAATACTCTGGTCCCTGTTTCCGAAGGAAAAAAATGCAAAACATGCATTGCCATAAGAGTTCCGATTGATGTTTTTCTCCATTTATTTTCGACCTTTGTTAATTGTTTGCTCCCATCAATAGATTCCTATGATTATGGTGCTACTTTTAGCTCTCCATGTTTTCAAAGTTAGCTGCTATGTAGAGACACCTTTTGACCAGAATCCAAATCCTTGGCTGGTCAAACTCCTTAGTTATTTTAGTATATTCTGCCATATGCTCGTTGAAAAATGTCTTCTGTTTAGGTTTTCAGTAAATTATGCCATATGCTCGTTAAAAAATATCTTCTATTCCAGTATAAGCTAATAGTTAATAGAGATAGTCATGGAACTGTATTTAAATGTAAATAATATGCACTATAGAAATGTATCTGCAGTAAGTTATCCTTGTCTTCAGGACCTTATGCTTATTTCATGCTCTTTCCCTATCATTCTAGATTTATTTATGTGCCTGTATTACAAAACAAGTTGCTGCATAGTCTGTCTTTTGCTGTTGCACTGAAGTGTGTCCTCTGTGGCTCAGGTTCTATCACCAGATATGAGTTTGGCTACAGTGCGAACATATATATGGAAGAAGCCGGAAGATTTGATTCTTCATTATAGAGTGGTCCAATCGAGATGATCACGGCTTCAGATGTACATGCTCACATGGTTCTCCAGATATGTCCCAGCATGTCCGCACCTTTAGATGGTGTGGTTGAAGATGCCTTTGGCTTAGAGAGGAAGCATCATCTTCACAGAGGAAATATTTTGCTCTTGCTCCGCCCTCCCCCCGGTAGCTGTTCCCAGAATCGACTTGTTCGCTTCTCTGTAAAGTTCCTGACCTTGCCCTGGTAGTAAGATGTATCATAGCACAGGTATAAGGCTCTCTGCTGGCTGCCGAGCTTGTAAATGTAGAAGATTAGGTGCTTAATAAAAGATCGAAAGGATATGTTTTTTCTTTCGTTTTTCTTTGACAGCATTTGTAAGAAAAAAAAAGAGGCTGACGCTCGGCCCAGATCGTGGCGCTCCGACGTCGATTATTGGATTTAACCCCGCCGATCCCCTTGGAGGTGTTTGGTTGAGACCAGGGTAAGAGGTGGACGGGAACCCGGGAACAATAAAGCTGTTTTT
This genomic window contains:
- the LOC103650664 gene encoding WD repeat-containing protein 48 isoform X2, whose product is MHRVGSAGNTAGSTRPRKEKRFTYVLNDADDKKHCAGINCMAYLNGSTFSTSDYLFSGSRDGTLKRWELNNGDASFSATFESHVDWVNDAIIVGEKLVSCSSDTTIKVWNCFSDGACTRTFRQHSDYVICLAAAEKNSNIVASGGLGGEVFVWDLDAALAPVAKSVDAKEDEVPNGNSGPPLTTLCSVNSSSNIASSNSQSHGYSPIAAKGHKDSVYALAMNDTGTLLLSGGTEKVVRVWDPRTGSKNMKLRGHTDNIRALLVDSTGRYCLSGSSDSMIRLWDLGQQRCVHSYAVHTDSVWALATTHSFGHVYSGGRDQSVYLTDLSTRESVLLCTNECPILQLSLQDDTIWVATTDSSVYGWPAEGLTPQKVFQKGGSFLAGNLSFSRARASLEGSAPVPVYKEPSFVVPGVPAIVQHEIMNNRRHVLTKDTTGSVKLWEITRGAVIEDFGKVSFEDKKKELFEMVSIPAWFTMDARLGCLSVHLDTPQCFSAEIYAVDLNVSGAQEDLKINLAHDTLCGLLVHWSKRKQKSSSHGLPNGDSSIGKDVPSKDSHRSRTEVDDTTENHTTHVLPSFEFSTVSPPSIITEGSSGGPWRKRITDLDGTEGDLPWWCVDCVTHNRYPKENTKCGFYLHPAEGSPAPNITQGKLSAPRILRIHKVANYVVEKLVLDKPLDGGSDSTFVMGLSSAQSQLSQLDSSSRLGLKPWQKTKPCIEVLSPDMSLATVRTYIWKKPEDLILHYRVVQSR
- the LOC103650664 gene encoding WD repeat-containing protein 48 isoform X1 — its product is MHRVGSAGNTAGSTRPRKEKRFTYVLNDADDKKHCAGINCMAYLNGSTFSTSDYLFSGSRDGTLKRWELNNGDASFSATFESHVDWVNDAIIVGEKLVSCSSDTTIKVWNCFSDGACTRTFRQHSDYVICLAAAEKNSNIVASGGLGGEVFVWDLDAALAPVAKSVDAKEDEVPNGNSGPPLTTLCSVNSSSNIASSNSQSHGYSPIAAKGHKDSVYALAMNDTGTLLLSGGTEKVVRVWDPRTGSKNMKLRGHTDNIRALLVDSTGRYCLSGSSDSMIRLWDLGQQRCVHSYAVHTDSVWALATTHSFGHVYSGGRDQSVYLTDLSTRESVLLCTNECPILQLSLQDDTIWVATTDSSVYGWPAEGLTPQKVFQKGGSFLAGNLSFSRARASLEGSAPVPVYKEPSFVVPGVPAIVQHEIMNNRRHVLTKDTTGSVKLWEITRGAVIEDFGKVSFEDKKKELFEMVSIPAWFTMDARLGCLSVHLDTPQCFSAEIYAVDLNVSGAQEDLKINLAHDTLCGLLVHWSKRKQKSSSHGLPNGDSSIGKDVPSKDSHRSRTEVDDTTENHTTHVLPSFEFSTVSPPSIITEGSSGGPWRKRITDLDGTEGDLPWWCVDCVTHNRYPKENTKCGFYLHPAEGSPAPNITQGKLSAPRILRIHKVANYVVEKLVLDKPLDGGSDSTFVMGLSSAQSQLSQLDSSSRLGLKPWQKTKPCIEVLCNNQVLSPDMSLATVRTYIWKKPEDLILHYRVVQSR